The following proteins come from a genomic window of Acidobacteriaceae bacterium:
- the sdhA gene encoding succinate dehydrogenase flavoprotein subunit, translating to MAAATPRIIVVGGGLAGLAAVIKIAEAGGKVDLFSIVPVKRSHSVCAQGGINSAKNLKGEGDSTWKHFDDTVYGGDFLANQTPVKQMCEMGPAIIDLLDRMGVPFNRTPEGLLDFRRFGGTLYHRTAFAGATTGQQLLYALDEQVRRYESEGKVQKYEGWEFLSAVLDEKGACRGICAMDLRTMEVRTFPADAIIVCTGGIGAIFGKSTNSVVCTGSAQAALYQQGAAYANGEFIQVHPTAIPGEDKLRLMSESARGEGGRVWVPKDKNDKREAKSIPEGERWYFLEEWYPKYGNLVPRDVATRAIHRVVYEFGMGIDGQPMVYLDLTHIDRATLDRKLEGILEIYEKFVGDDPREVPMKIFPGMHYTMGGLWVDFNQMTNVPGIYAAGEADYSIHGANRLGANSLLSCIYGGFVAGPNAMAYAKGLAPQTGDGGHAAEKQRQIEMNSRLLNNSGNENPFRIWRELGDTMTRHATIIRYNKGLEEADAKIVELMDRFRNVNLADKSQWANTSFAFARQLWNMLELSRVVVQGAKLRDESRGAHYKPDFPERNDERFLKTTKAFFRNGAPAFEWEEVDTQFIPPRPRRYDATA from the coding sequence ATGGCAGCAGCAACACCAAGGATCATCGTTGTTGGAGGCGGGCTGGCGGGGCTGGCGGCCGTCATCAAGATCGCCGAGGCGGGTGGTAAGGTCGATTTGTTTTCGATTGTGCCGGTGAAGCGGTCGCACTCGGTGTGCGCGCAGGGCGGCATCAACTCGGCCAAGAACCTGAAGGGCGAGGGCGACAGCACGTGGAAGCACTTTGACGACACGGTGTATGGCGGCGACTTCCTTGCCAACCAGACGCCGGTGAAGCAGATGTGCGAGATGGGACCGGCGATTATCGACCTGCTGGACCGCATGGGCGTGCCGTTCAACCGGACGCCCGAGGGCTTGCTGGATTTTCGGCGGTTCGGCGGGACGCTGTATCACCGGACGGCGTTTGCGGGAGCGACGACGGGGCAGCAGCTGCTGTATGCGCTGGATGAGCAGGTGCGTCGCTACGAGAGCGAAGGCAAGGTGCAGAAGTACGAGGGGTGGGAGTTCCTCTCCGCCGTGCTGGATGAGAAGGGTGCGTGCCGCGGAATTTGTGCGATGGACCTGCGCACGATGGAGGTGCGGACGTTCCCGGCGGACGCGATCATCGTGTGCACGGGTGGCATTGGGGCGATTTTTGGGAAGAGCACCAACTCCGTCGTGTGCACGGGGAGTGCGCAGGCGGCGCTGTATCAGCAGGGCGCGGCGTATGCGAATGGCGAGTTCATCCAGGTGCATCCTACCGCCATCCCCGGTGAGGACAAGCTGCGGCTGATGAGCGAGAGCGCGCGCGGTGAGGGCGGGCGCGTGTGGGTGCCGAAGGATAAGAACGACAAGCGTGAGGCGAAGTCGATTCCTGAGGGCGAGCGCTGGTACTTCCTGGAGGAGTGGTATCCGAAGTACGGGAATCTGGTGCCTCGTGATGTGGCGACGCGAGCGATTCATCGCGTGGTGTACGAGTTTGGGATGGGGATCGATGGGCAGCCGATGGTGTACCTGGACCTGACGCACATCGATCGCGCGACGCTGGACAGGAAGCTGGAAGGGATTCTGGAGATCTACGAGAAGTTTGTCGGCGACGACCCGCGCGAGGTGCCGATGAAGATCTTCCCGGGCATGCACTACACGATGGGCGGCCTGTGGGTGGACTTCAACCAGATGACGAATGTGCCGGGGATTTATGCGGCGGGCGAGGCGGATTATTCGATTCATGGAGCGAACCGGCTGGGCGCGAATTCCCTGCTGAGCTGCATCTACGGCGGGTTTGTGGCCGGGCCGAATGCGATGGCGTATGCCAAGGGGCTGGCTCCGCAGACCGGCGATGGGGGCCATGCGGCGGAGAAGCAGCGGCAGATTGAGATGAACTCGCGGCTGCTGAATAACTCCGGGAATGAGAATCCGTTCAGGATATGGCGCGAGCTGGGCGATACGATGACGCGGCACGCGACGATCATCCGGTACAACAAGGGGCTCGAGGAAGCGGACGCAAAGATTGTGGAGCTGATGGACCGGTTCCGCAATGTGAACCTGGCGGACAAGAGCCAGTGGGCGAATACGAGCTTTGCGTTCGCGCGGCAGCTGTGGAATATGCTCGAGCTGAGCCGCGTGGTGGTGCAGGGAGCGAAGCTGCGCGATGAGAGCCGCGGCGCGCACTATAAGCCGGACTTCCCGGAACGCAATGATGAGAGGTTTTTGAAGACGACCAAGGCTTTCTTCCGCAATGGCGCACCGGCGTTTGAGTGGGAGGAGGTCGACACGCAGTTTATTCCGCCGAGACCGCGGAGGTACGACGCTACAGCTTAG
- a CDS encoding succinate dehydrogenase, whose translation MAAAAPTAPPDLSEKSGKRRGVQPLRAGEGHSFFWRRLHSLTGIVPIGAFLVEHIVSNFETWNGPLAYAQQVKFLNGLPLVRVLEWTFIFIPLLYHALYGVYIWLRGRSNVNVYPWAGNWGYFTQRITGLIALVYIGYHVWTQRFAGVHLPTHPGAAFAKVQHELSNPWILAFYVIAMVATCWHFAYGVWLFAAKWGITPGNSARKKFGYVCAAGGAALCFMGLIAIYAVVWKYPNAPEDVMPEQPAGVVMPTPTAPPPGSVNPQQPGGVQ comes from the coding sequence ATGGCCGCAGCTGCTCCGACAGCACCGCCCGACCTGAGTGAGAAGAGTGGAAAGCGGCGTGGCGTCCAGCCGTTGCGCGCGGGCGAGGGCCATAGCTTCTTCTGGAGGCGGCTGCACTCGCTGACCGGGATTGTGCCGATTGGCGCGTTTCTCGTCGAGCACATCGTTTCGAACTTCGAGACTTGGAACGGGCCGCTGGCCTACGCGCAGCAGGTGAAGTTTCTGAATGGGCTGCCGCTGGTGCGGGTGCTGGAGTGGACGTTCATCTTCATTCCGCTGCTGTATCACGCGCTGTATGGCGTCTATATCTGGCTGCGCGGGCGCAGCAATGTGAATGTGTATCCGTGGGCGGGTAACTGGGGGTACTTTACGCAGCGGATCACGGGGCTGATTGCGCTGGTGTACATCGGCTACCACGTGTGGACGCAGCGGTTTGCGGGGGTGCATCTGCCGACGCATCCGGGCGCGGCATTTGCGAAGGTGCAGCATGAGCTGTCGAACCCCTGGATCCTGGCGTTCTATGTGATCGCGATGGTGGCGACGTGCTGGCACTTTGCGTATGGCGTGTGGCTGTTCGCGGCGAAGTGGGGCATTACGCCGGGCAATAGCGCGCGGAAGAAGTTCGGGTATGTGTGCGCCGCGGGCGGGGCTGCACTCTGCTTTATGGGGTTGATCGCGATCTACGCTGTTGTTTGGAAGTATCCGAATGCGCCGGAGGATGTGATGCCGGAGCAGCCTGCGGGTGTGGTGATGCCGACTCCGACGGCGCCGCCGCCGGGGAGTGTGAATCCGCAGCAGCCGGGCGGGGTGCAGTGA
- a CDS encoding secondary thiamine-phosphate synthase enzyme YjbQ, with translation MKVHTEYLTFNTRERYEMVHITPQVDAIVRKSGVDDGLCFVSPMHITAAIYVNDNESGLIEDIGKWLEKLAPRKPDYKHHQTGEDNADAHLKALLLHHETTLPVTNGRLDLGTWQRIFYAEFDGQRSKRVIVKVLGKGRDE, from the coding sequence ATGAAGGTCCACACCGAGTACCTGACGTTCAACACCCGCGAGCGATACGAGATGGTTCACATTACTCCGCAGGTCGACGCGATCGTCCGCAAATCCGGCGTCGACGACGGCCTCTGCTTCGTCTCGCCCATGCACATTACCGCCGCCATCTACGTCAACGACAACGAGTCCGGCCTCATCGAGGACATCGGCAAGTGGCTCGAGAAGCTGGCTCCCCGCAAGCCCGATTACAAGCACCACCAGACCGGCGAAGACAACGCCGACGCCCACCTCAAAGCCCTTCTGCTCCACCACGAGACAACGCTGCCAGTCACCAACGGCCGGCTCGACCTGGGCACCTGGCAGCGCATTTTTTACGCGGAGTTCGACGGTCAGCGCTCAAAGCGCGTGATCGTCAAAGTTCTCGGCAAAGGCAGAGACGAGTAA
- a CDS encoding FKBP-type peptidyl-prolyl cis-trans isomerase produces MRILPILIAITAAPLLAQTTPTRTTTAHPATAAHHAATESGGCARLPELSPKIPALPAGTSCAKPLYTITHHPQITLDYASPMLSPALHDMLDQKSETFSLDFIDTKVGTGPLAEPHKWYTVHYTGYLLNGTKFDSSVDRGEPISFPYGAHRVIEGWDTGFDGMRVGGKRRLFVPYQLGYGETAHGPIPPRSWLVFDLELIAQSDAQPAPPKPPTPPASPNGAAAPTPGAAAAPPPVNSTTPSTSTQPSSTSEPKN; encoded by the coding sequence ATGCGAATTTTACCCATCCTGATCGCCATCACCGCCGCGCCGCTGCTCGCCCAGACGACACCGACCCGGACCACCACAGCACACCCGGCAACCGCGGCACACCACGCAGCAACGGAGTCCGGAGGCTGTGCGAGACTTCCCGAGCTTTCGCCGAAAATTCCGGCGCTCCCCGCCGGCACTTCCTGCGCAAAGCCGCTCTACACCATCACGCATCACCCGCAGATCACGCTCGACTACGCGTCACCGATGCTTAGCCCGGCCCTTCACGACATGCTCGATCAAAAGTCTGAGACCTTCTCGCTGGACTTCATCGATACAAAGGTCGGCACAGGCCCGCTCGCCGAGCCGCACAAGTGGTACACCGTCCACTACACCGGCTATCTGCTGAACGGCACGAAATTTGACTCCTCCGTCGATCGCGGCGAACCGATCAGCTTCCCCTATGGCGCGCATCGCGTGATCGAAGGCTGGGATACTGGCTTTGACGGCATGCGCGTTGGCGGCAAGCGCCGCCTGTTCGTGCCGTACCAGCTCGGCTATGGCGAAACGGCGCACGGTCCGATTCCGCCGCGCTCCTGGCTCGTCTTCGACCTCGAACTGATCGCGCAGAGCGATGCGCAGCCGGCACCCCCGAAGCCGCCCACACCGCCGGCCAGCCCGAACGGCGCGGCTGCACCCACTCCCGGGGCTGCGGCTGCGCCTCCGCCGGTGAACTCGACGACGCCGTCAACCTCCACGCAGCCATCCAGCACGAGCGAGCCAAAGAACTAA
- the rdgB gene encoding RdgB/HAM1 family non-canonical purine NTP pyrophosphatase, with protein sequence MTIYAATTNEGKLREFRECAGEQGVEVLVLPGIEGKPEPVEDAATFEGNAELKAVAYSKLAPGLMVFADDSGLEVDALGGQPGVRSARFADDLGFEMGQGSKDERNNRALLSLLRDLERELEPDGGVIASERGARFVCALVLARDGAAVLRARGEVEGVVLEEPRGTDGFGYDPLFLVPEMGKTLAELSKEEKWRVSHRGNAFRELLSQLKSVRAHS encoded by the coding sequence ATGACGATCTATGCGGCGACGACCAATGAGGGGAAGCTGAGGGAGTTCCGGGAGTGTGCGGGGGAGCAGGGTGTGGAGGTGCTGGTGCTGCCGGGGATTGAAGGCAAGCCGGAACCGGTGGAGGATGCGGCGACGTTCGAGGGGAATGCGGAGTTGAAGGCGGTGGCTTATTCAAAGCTGGCGCCGGGGTTAATGGTGTTCGCGGATGACTCGGGGCTGGAGGTGGATGCGCTGGGTGGGCAGCCGGGGGTGAGGTCGGCGCGGTTTGCGGATGATCTGGGGTTTGAGATGGGGCAGGGATCGAAGGATGAGCGGAACAATCGCGCGTTGTTGTCGTTATTGCGCGATTTGGAGCGGGAGTTGGAGCCTGACGGTGGAGTGATCGCGAGCGAGCGCGGGGCGCGGTTTGTGTGTGCGCTGGTGCTGGCGCGGGATGGCGCGGCGGTGCTGCGGGCGCGGGGTGAGGTCGAGGGCGTGGTGTTGGAGGAGCCCAGGGGAACGGATGGGTTTGGGTATGATCCGCTGTTTCTGGTGCCGGAGATGGGGAAGACGCTGGCGGAGTTGTCGAAAGAGGAGAAGTGGCGGGTGAGTCATCGGGGGAATGCGTTCAGGGAGTTGTTGAGTCAGTTGAAGAGTGTTCGAGCCCACTCATGA
- a CDS encoding ABC transporter ATP-binding protein translates to MLQRLSPLFPYLRRYWRSYVWGGLSLLIYNAAKSVIALVIGRSIDDMRLGLSAAKIEHYGFLLLGIAAVSAVFLYLMRQILIGASREIEFDIRNDLFQRLEAQPPSFFQRHRTGDIMARSTNDLNAVRQLLGPAIMYSANTVVFIAFALPFMIRISPQLTLLAFLPLPFVSILVQYFGARIHTRFERIQAMFSDISAMAEENFSGARLIRAFAQEQAQIESFEEANREYIRRSLLLVRLMAMLWPTLELVLGLSLMITLLVGGREAIQHRISVGNFTTYFVYMVQLTWPMIAIGWVTNLVQRGAASVVRIHELMTEKPAIDDAAALPELVDAPIAGSIEFRNLSFSYPTGPEVLHDLSLDIPAGSSLAITGPTGSGKSTLVALIPRLQDASPGTVLIDGRPIREYPLETLRRAIGFVPQETFLFSETIRENVAFGVDHSTDEQVVQAATTAHIAAEIEEFPRGFQTVVGERGMTLSGGQKQRTAIARALLRDPRILILDDALASVDTHTEDQILSGLREAMQGRTTILIAHRVSTARNADRIAVIVDGRIAEMGTHDELIARGGYYAELAEKQSLEEEIVNA, encoded by the coding sequence ATGCTTCAGCGACTCAGTCCGCTCTTCCCGTACCTGCGCCGATACTGGCGGAGCTATGTGTGGGGCGGACTGTCGCTGCTGATTTACAACGCGGCCAAATCGGTTATTGCTCTTGTGATCGGGCGATCGATCGACGATATGCGGCTCGGCCTGAGCGCCGCCAAGATCGAGCACTATGGTTTTCTTCTGCTCGGCATCGCTGCGGTGTCTGCGGTCTTTCTCTACCTTATGCGCCAGATTCTCATCGGCGCGTCGAGAGAGATTGAGTTTGACATCCGCAACGATCTGTTCCAGCGCCTCGAAGCGCAGCCGCCCAGCTTCTTTCAGCGCCATCGCACCGGCGACATCATGGCGCGTTCAACCAATGATCTGAACGCGGTTCGCCAATTGCTCGGTCCGGCGATCATGTACTCGGCCAACACGGTCGTGTTCATCGCGTTCGCGCTGCCGTTCATGATCCGCATTAGCCCGCAGCTGACGCTGCTGGCGTTTCTTCCGCTGCCGTTCGTGTCCATCCTGGTTCAGTACTTCGGCGCGCGGATCCATACGCGCTTTGAACGCATCCAGGCTATGTTCTCGGACATCTCGGCGATGGCCGAGGAGAACTTTTCCGGGGCGCGGCTCATTCGCGCCTTCGCGCAGGAGCAGGCGCAGATCGAGAGCTTTGAAGAGGCGAATCGGGAGTACATTCGCCGCAGCCTTCTGCTCGTCCGCCTGATGGCGATGTTGTGGCCGACGCTCGAACTCGTACTGGGCCTCTCGCTGATGATCACGCTGCTGGTCGGCGGCCGCGAAGCCATCCAGCATCGCATTTCGGTCGGCAATTTCACCACGTACTTCGTATACATGGTGCAACTGACCTGGCCAATGATTGCGATTGGCTGGGTAACAAATCTTGTGCAGCGCGGCGCAGCGTCAGTTGTGCGCATTCACGAGCTTATGACAGAGAAGCCTGCAATCGATGACGCCGCCGCATTGCCGGAGCTTGTGGATGCGCCGATTGCCGGGAGCATCGAGTTCCGCAATCTGAGCTTCTCGTATCCAACTGGACCCGAAGTTCTCCACGATCTCTCCCTCGACATTCCTGCGGGCTCGAGCCTTGCGATTACAGGACCTACAGGCTCGGGCAAGTCGACGCTGGTGGCGCTGATTCCGCGGCTGCAGGATGCCTCCCCGGGAACGGTGCTCATCGATGGGCGACCGATTCGCGAGTATCCGCTGGAGACGCTTCGGCGTGCGATCGGCTTCGTGCCGCAGGAGACATTCCTGTTCTCGGAGACGATCCGCGAGAATGTGGCGTTCGGAGTTGATCACTCGACCGATGAGCAGGTTGTGCAAGCTGCGACGACAGCGCACATCGCTGCGGAGATTGAGGAGTTCCCGCGCGGCTTCCAGACCGTTGTCGGCGAGCGCGGAATGACGCTTTCCGGCGGACAGAAGCAGCGTACTGCAATTGCACGCGCGCTGCTGCGCGATCCGCGCATCCTGATCCTCGATGATGCGCTCGCGTCCGTCGACACGCACACCGAGGATCAGATTCTGTCCGGCCTACGCGAAGCGATGCAGGGACGAACAACAATCCTCATCGCGCATCGCGTCTCCACCGCACGCAACGCGGATCGGATCGCGGTGATTGTCGATGGCCGCATCGCCGAGATGGGGACGCACGATGAACTCATCGCGCGTGGCGGATACTATGCCGAACTCGCGGAGAAGCAGAGCCTCGAAGAAGAGATCGTCAACGCCTAG
- the sdhB gene encoding succinate dehydrogenase iron-sulfur subunit, which translates to MAAGATAEVTTATPTATGRTFTVKVKRQATPDAPAKDETFAIPYRPGMNITSVLGEIALNPTTADGKPTTPVSYDSNCLEEICGSCAMRINGKAMMACSALVDKLLGADGRGTITLEPLSKFPVVRDLAVDRSVLFENLKAVKAWVPIDGTYDLGPAPRQFPQIQEQRYPLSNCISCTICMEVCPQFNDVTNFVGAATIAQAKLFNMDPAGAVLKEERLRALAGDGGVQECGFAQNCVQACPKQLPLTEAISDIGRDAFVQQVKDLFRR; encoded by the coding sequence ATGGCAGCAGGCGCGACGGCTGAAGTAACGACGGCGACTCCAACGGCTACGGGACGCACGTTCACGGTGAAGGTGAAGCGGCAGGCGACGCCCGACGCGCCCGCGAAAGATGAGACGTTCGCGATTCCCTATCGGCCGGGGATGAATATCACGTCGGTGCTGGGTGAGATTGCGCTGAATCCCACGACGGCGGATGGCAAGCCAACGACGCCGGTGAGCTATGACTCGAACTGCCTCGAGGAGATCTGCGGAAGTTGTGCGATGCGGATCAATGGCAAGGCGATGATGGCGTGCTCGGCGCTGGTGGACAAGCTGCTGGGCGCCGATGGCCGCGGCACGATCACGCTGGAGCCGCTGTCGAAGTTTCCAGTGGTGCGGGATCTTGCGGTCGATCGCAGTGTGCTGTTCGAGAATTTGAAGGCCGTAAAGGCTTGGGTGCCGATCGATGGCACGTATGACCTGGGCCCGGCGCCGCGGCAGTTCCCGCAGATCCAGGAGCAACGGTATCCGCTGTCGAACTGCATCTCGTGCACGATCTGCATGGAGGTTTGTCCGCAGTTCAACGACGTGACGAACTTTGTGGGCGCGGCAACGATTGCGCAGGCGAAGCTGTTCAACATGGATCCGGCAGGCGCGGTGTTGAAGGAAGAGCGGCTGCGGGCGCTGGCCGGTGACGGCGGCGTGCAGGAGTGCGGATTTGCGCAAAACTGCGTGCAGGCGTGTCCAAAGCAGTTGCCGCTGACCGAGGCGATCAGCGATATCGGAAGAGATGCGTTCGTGCAGCAGGTAAAGGATCTGTTCCGGCGGTAA